From one Candidatus Binataceae bacterium genomic stretch:
- the kdsB gene encoding 3-deoxy-manno-octulosonate cytidylyltransferase, with amino-acid sequence MADGIVGVIPARFSSTRLPGKALAEIEGLPMVVRVWRRAAGARALDRVIVATDDERIARAVADAGGEAMMTSPAHQSGTDRIAEVAAKVAAAIYINVQGDLPFIDPADLDALAAPMRADKDIAMATLATPITDAEEWRNPNAVKVVCDGRGDALYFSRAPIPWPRDGAAPPAAARRHIGVYAYRREFLLRFAKLEPGVLEALEKLEQLRALERGFRIRVVASVAPSLEVDTAEDLTLARAHARRLGG; translated from the coding sequence ATGGCCGATGGAATAGTCGGCGTCATCCCGGCGCGCTTTTCCTCGACCCGGCTGCCGGGCAAGGCGCTCGCCGAAATCGAGGGGCTGCCGATGGTCGTGCGGGTGTGGCGCCGGGCGGCCGGGGCGCGCGCGCTCGATCGCGTGATCGTCGCGACCGACGACGAGCGAATCGCGCGCGCGGTGGCCGATGCTGGCGGCGAAGCGATGATGACCTCGCCGGCGCATCAGAGCGGCACCGATCGAATCGCCGAAGTCGCCGCCAAGGTGGCGGCCGCGATCTATATCAACGTGCAGGGCGACCTGCCGTTTATCGATCCGGCCGACCTCGACGCGCTCGCGGCGCCGATGCGCGCCGACAAGGATATAGCGATGGCGACGCTCGCGACTCCGATCACGGACGCCGAGGAGTGGCGTAATCCGAACGCGGTGAAGGTCGTATGCGACGGACGCGGCGACGCGCTGTATTTTTCGCGCGCGCCGATTCCATGGCCGCGCGACGGCGCCGCGCCGCCCGCCGCGGCGCGCCGTCATATCGGCGTTTACGCCTATCGCCGCGAGTTCCTGCTGCGTTTTGCCAAGCTTGAGCCGGGCGTGCTCGAAGCGCTCGAGAAGCTCGAACAACTGCGCGCGCTCGAGCGCGGCTTTCGGATCAGGGTGGTGGCTTCCGTGGCGCCGTCGCTTGAGGTAGATACTGCCGAGGACCTCACGCTCGCGCGCGCGCACGCACGGCGGCTCGGCGGCTGA
- a CDS encoding CTP synthase: MERDNKTKFIFVSGGVVSSLGKGLAAASLGALLEARGLHVTLLKMDPYINVDPGTMSPLQHGEVFVTDDGAETDLDLGHYERFLETRMSRRNNCTTGQIYDTVIQKERRGDYLGATVQVIPHITDEIKRRIREAAEGFDLAIVEVGGTVGDIESLPFFEAIREFRWDYGRDNVLYVHLTLVPFIPAAGELKTKPTQHSVKELTGLGIQPDILLCRSDRPLEKKVKAKIAHFCNVEENCVISARDVESIYEVPLRFHEEGFDQRVVEKLNIWTGAPNLAKWRRIVKTVQNPKTTVNVAVVGKYVNLVDSYKSLHEAIAHGAIANEARVVIDYVDAEELEKGNPAARLAGADAIIIPGGFGERGIEGKIRAVRYARENRVPILGICLGLQMMVIEIARDLVGLKKANSREVEEDTPDPVIDIMENQKTVDRKGATMRLGAYPCAISPGSLALSLYRRSRISERHRHRYEVNNAYRKALEQAGFKATGTSPDNHLVEIMELPGHPWFLGCQFHPELRSRPWDCHPLFRGLIRAAVARRAETAPQRSAKVRPLKAVS; encoded by the coding sequence GTGGAGCGCGACAACAAGACCAAGTTCATCTTCGTGAGCGGCGGCGTGGTTTCCTCGCTGGGCAAGGGCCTCGCTGCGGCTTCGCTCGGCGCGCTGCTCGAGGCGCGCGGGCTGCACGTGACGCTGCTCAAGATGGACCCGTACATCAACGTCGACCCGGGCACGATGAGCCCGCTGCAGCACGGCGAGGTCTTCGTGACCGACGACGGCGCCGAGACCGACCTCGATCTCGGCCACTACGAACGCTTCCTCGAAACCCGGATGAGCCGGCGCAACAACTGCACCACCGGCCAGATCTACGACACCGTGATCCAGAAGGAGCGCCGCGGCGACTACCTCGGCGCGACCGTCCAGGTCATCCCGCACATCACCGACGAAATCAAACGGCGCATCCGCGAAGCCGCCGAGGGCTTCGATCTCGCGATCGTCGAGGTCGGCGGCACGGTCGGCGACATCGAGAGCCTGCCGTTCTTCGAGGCGATTCGCGAGTTCCGCTGGGACTACGGGCGCGACAATGTGCTGTACGTCCATCTTACCCTGGTCCCGTTCATCCCGGCGGCCGGCGAGCTCAAGACCAAGCCGACCCAGCACAGCGTCAAGGAGCTGACCGGGCTCGGAATCCAGCCCGACATCCTGCTCTGCCGCAGCGACCGGCCGCTGGAGAAGAAGGTCAAGGCCAAGATCGCGCACTTCTGCAATGTCGAGGAGAACTGCGTCATCTCGGCGCGCGACGTCGAATCGATCTACGAGGTGCCGCTGCGCTTTCACGAGGAAGGGTTCGACCAGCGCGTGGTCGAGAAGCTCAACATCTGGACCGGCGCGCCCAATCTCGCCAAGTGGCGGCGGATCGTCAAGACCGTGCAGAATCCCAAGACCACCGTCAACGTCGCGGTGGTCGGCAAGTACGTCAACCTGGTCGATTCGTACAAGAGCCTGCACGAGGCGATCGCCCATGGCGCGATCGCCAACGAGGCGCGGGTCGTAATCGACTACGTGGACGCCGAGGAGCTGGAGAAGGGCAATCCCGCGGCGCGACTGGCCGGCGCCGATGCGATCATCATCCCGGGCGGCTTCGGCGAGCGCGGGATCGAGGGCAAGATCCGCGCAGTCCGCTACGCGCGCGAGAACCGGGTGCCGATACTGGGAATCTGCCTGGGCCTGCAGATGATGGTGATCGAAATCGCGCGCGATCTCGTCGGGCTCAAGAAGGCCAATTCGCGCGAGGTCGAGGAAGACACGCCCGATCCGGTGATCGACATCATGGAGAACCAGAAGACGGTCGATCGCAAGGGCGCGACGATGCGCCTGGGGGCGTATCCCTGCGCTATCAGCCCGGGTTCGCTCGCGCTCTCGCTCTATCGCCGCAGCCGCATCTCCGAGCGCCATCGCCATCGCTACGAAGTCAACAACGCCTACCGCAAGGCGCTCGAGCAGGCCGGGTTCAAGGCCACCGGCACTTCGCCCGACAATCACCTGGTCGAGATCATGGAACTGCCGGGCCATCCATGGTTCCTCGGCTGCCAGTTCCATCCCGAGTTGCGCTCGCGCCCGTGGGACTGTCATCCGCTGTTCCGCGGGCTAATCCGCGCGGCGGTCGCGCGGCGAGCCGAGACCGCGCCCCAGCGTTCGGCCAAGGTGCGCCCGCTCAAAGCGGTGTCGTGA